Proteins from one Homalodisca vitripennis isolate AUS2020 chromosome 3, UT_GWSS_2.1, whole genome shotgun sequence genomic window:
- the LOC124358353 gene encoding D-galacturonate reductase-like translates to MAKLTATSVLKSASGLEMPIFGLGTWQSVDAELERALHTALEVGYRLIDTAFVYNNEEAIGRVLSEWLRSGKISRQDIFITTKVTRLSCDCG, encoded by the exons ATGGCGAAGTTAACTGCTACCTCCGTCCTCAAGTCTGCCTCTGGCCTGGAAATGCCAATTTTCGGTTTGGGAACATGGCAG agtGTGGACGCGGAACTGGAGAGAGCTCTACACACAGCACTTGAGGTCGGATATCGCCTCATTGACACAGCTTTTGTCTACAACAACGAGGAGGCTATCGGCCGAGTGCTGAGTGAGTGGCTGCGATCAGGCAAGATTAGTCGCCAGGACATTTTTATCACTACCAAGGTAACACGACTCAGTTGTGACTGTGGCTAA
- the LOC124358352 gene encoding aldose reductase-related protein 2-like: protein MGYLMQGNSPKLVREYLQKQLKALQLKYVDLYLIHHPAGINADEVIKHEGNTVDNTGLKLDMTTDHVALWKEMEKQVDDGLTKAIGLSNFNVKQIERILKVARIPPANLQIEQYLYNQGKAEQELCRKKGITMTSYSTLGSRSVPNGLLSGANLNPLQDPVVCRIAKSHNKSTGQVLLRHVPNSWASLSSLSNPIRIRENFQGGIWISLIFLVPFERKRLRVEKFFRPQGKRERSLAKSLWPEVRDT from the exons ATggg CTACCTTATGCAAGGGAACAGTCCTAAACTTGTTCGGGAGTATTTACAGAAGCAATTGAAAGCGCTCCAGCTGAAGTATGTGGACCTATACTTGATACACCATCCCGCTGGGATCAATGCTGATGAAGTGATAAAACACGAAGGCAACACAGTGGACAATACAGGGTTGAAACTGGACATGACGACTGATCACGTGGCTTTATGGAAG GAAATGGAAAAACAAGTGGACGATGGACTAACTAAAGCGATTGGTCTATCAAACTTTAACGTCAAACAGATAGAGCGTATTCTTAAAGTGGCTCGCATACCTCCAGCAAACTTGCAGATAGAGCAGTACCTCTACAATCAGGGGAAGGCAGAGCAAGAGTTGTGTAGGAAGAAAGGTATCACAATGACGTCATACTCCACACTTGGCTCACGTAGCGTACCTAATGGGCTGCTTTCTGG agCGAACTTAAATCCTCTGCAGGATCCGGTAGTCTGCCGCATAGCCAAGTCCCACAATAAGTCGACAGGTCAAGTTCTACTGAGACATGTCCCTAACAGTTGGGCATCGCTATCATCCCTATCCAACCCAATCAGAATTCGTGAGAATTTTCAG ggaggcatttgGATTTCTTTGATTTTCCTGGTCCCGTTTGAGCGgaaacgtctccgtgtggagaaattctttaggcctcagggcaaacGTGAGAGAAGTTTGGCCAAGAGTTTGTGGCCAGAGGTGAGGGACACCTGA